The DNA window TGGTTAGTAGTACAAGTATCTTGGTCAACTGCACGATGTAGGACTGGTACCTGGATGGCTGAGCCTTTTCCAGCTCTGCCGTGTAGATGCAGTGTTGCTACCTTTGCTACATAAAAAAATGCTGAGAAAACCcatattattattaaacaCCCTTGTTTGCCTAATACTAGCATGCTTTAAAATTAGAAATAGGGTTATTATACCATTTCCTTTGAGTCGATGAATCATGAGCTGACGCTGTCTGACTTTGAAAGTGACTCGCATCACGTGACATTGAGTCACCATGCCGCATAGAGTTGCGACGACTGCGCCTGAAAGCTAATATTTTGCCCCTACATAAGAATCTGAGAGGCTGCCGACTTTTTGACCCTCTGCATCCCCTGGTCACCGACACTCCAGATTTCTCGAGCCAACAGTCAAGATGCCCAAGAACAAGGGAAAGGTACGTTTTCCGCATCTATCTGGGCCGCCGAAGAAGACAAGCAcaggaagaataaaaaacaGCCGTAAAAAACAAGCAGAGGGAAGCTGAATTGGATCAAATTCAACCCCTCCCCCGCCAATTTTTTTGTGttgatctttttcttcctcttctcgccTCCGACGCGGCAGCCGACAGCTACTCATAATATTGAGAACGCTACTTTTTCTGAGATCCCTAAGGCTAACgtttacttttctttgcgCAAAAACAGGGCGGCAAGAACCGCAGACGAGGAACCAAGGAGAACGATGACCAGCGCCGAGAGCTGACCTTCAAGGAGGACGGCCAGGAGTACGCCCAGGTCGTCAAGATGTTGGGTAACGGCCGGCTCGAGGCCATGTGCTTTGACGGCAGCAAGCGACTTGCCAACGTACGTTCAGTTTCTCCTGCCGAGAAGAACAACACCCGCTCTCCTATATCAATAACTAAATAAGCTAACCATGTCCACCCACAGATCCGTGGCAAGATGCGCAAGAAGGTCTGGATCAACCAGGGcgacatcatcctcctctctctccgaGACTTCCAGGACGGCAAGGGCGACGTCATCCTCAAGTACACCTCCGACGAGGCCCGTAACCTGAAGAACTTGGGCGAGCTCCCCGAAAACGCCAAGATCAACGAGACCGACTCCTACGGCCaggacggcgacgacaaTGCCGGCTTCGAGTTCGGCGCCGACGAGTCCGAATCTGACGAGTCCggcgacgagaagaaggagctcgACATTGACGACATTTGAGCGCCCCGTCCCCCGCTCGCTGGGTCTGACAGGGGGATCAAAACATGTCGAGAGAAATGGACCACTTCGCCTTACAGCCTCATGCCTCTCACCACATCAACTTTTGCAAAACTTCTCCCCATTTAtgctcttttcccttttaccGTGCGCTCCAAATTgaggaaaaaggagaaaatgaaaaggaagCAGGGAGCCAACCACTATTGTGCGCACCCTTGGGGGGGATTTGGCACAgctgtcttctctctcaaacCCTTCTGGACCGCGGCACCAAAGACGGAGAGCGCAAGGCAGGAAAATTTTCAGAGCTTGCAAATGTTctctttaattttttttgcaCTTTTACCTTGTTTCTcactttttttgctgctggtgttCGCTGGGTCCCACGAcagttttcttttttcgaGGGCGGAGGTTTTAGATGGCCGCGGTGGGAGAGACGGCGCGGCTCGTCACTTGGTGCTTTTAAGTCCGTTCACACGTTCATGTTTTTGCCGTCTTGATACAAGAATTGCTTGCAATGTAAATCTTTTCCGCTTTTTAAATAGCAATGACCACTTAAAAAACTCATCATTTGGTGTGCACTCTTTATGCGGTGCGACTTGTCTTATCGGTATCTTATCTTCATCGGCTGTGTGACCTTTCTCTTCaatatttcttttcatcAATAATTTTTATGCAATCTTTGATTTTATTTCTCTCCTACACCCGCCCCTCCTTTCCTCCGCCTAATCTTCAAGGCAGAGAAACTCCCCCGGTAACGTATCTTTATGCTACAAAGTAACTTGAAGCAAATCAATCTATCGAGTAATGACATCAAATAACCCTCCAACCAAGCACACAACTCCGTGACTCCTGTAACGCGGGCCTCCACTCACTCATCCCGCCTCCTTCACTCAAAATTAAACAACAAAACCACCTTCCATcatatttctctctctttgtctgtAGCCTTGAGTTCTTGACTAACCCTACTTTGTAGTAGCCGCGAATTGCGAGAATCTCGTTGAAATTTGAACAAGCCAGATGGCTTAGTGTGTACCTCGTATAATTGAAACACTGTGACTTGGGAacttcattcttctcttttccccctttccccttCCCCAGACAGCCACCAGAATTATGGTGCCTGATGGCGTAGatatctcttcatcttcttct is part of the Trichoderma atroviride chromosome 1, complete sequence genome and encodes:
- a CDS encoding uncharacterized protein (BUSCO:EOG092D4CCD), which translates into the protein MPKNKGKGGKNRRRGTKENDDQRRELTFKEDGQEYAQVVKMLGNGRLEAMCFDGSKRLANIRGKMRKKVWINQGDIILLSLRDFQDGKGDVILKYTSDEARNLKNLGELPENAKINETDSYGQDGDDNAGFEFGADESESDESGDEKKELDIDDI